A part of Neodiprion pinetum isolate iyNeoPine1 chromosome 4, iyNeoPine1.2, whole genome shotgun sequence genomic DNA contains:
- the LOC124216299 gene encoding phospholipase A2-like, with product MAGTSQFLILLCAAFRLSGSWVIRTDVLDIEAVDTNDLRETRRERLNLIFPGTKWCGSGNVADNYDDLGTFAESDACCRTHDHCEDIIEAMDTKFNLTNPSFYTRVHCSCDEKFYDCLHGSPDEIGDKVGILYFSFLGTKCFRNDYPIVGCKRYHPYPKRCLEYELDESQPMMYQWFDIPLY from the exons ATGGCTGGTACTTCGCAGTTTCTAATACTTCTCTGCGCCGCGTTCCGGCTCTCCGGTTCCTGGGTCATTAGAACGGATGTTCTGGACATCGAGGCGGTTGACACTAACGACCTACGTGAAACCAGACGAGAACGCTTGAATTTGATCTTTCCCG GTACCAAGTGGTGCGGAAGTGGTAACGTTGCTGACAATTACGACGATCTCGGTACCTTCGCGGAGTCTGATGCTTGCTGCCGTACGCACGATCATTGCGAAGACATCATCGAAGCAATGGATACTAAATTCAATCTAACCAATCCGTCGTTTTATACAAG GGTGCACTGTTCGTGCGATGAGAAATTTTACGACTGTCTTCACGGTTCTCCGGACGAAATTGGCGACAAGGTGGGAATATTGTACTTCAGTTTCCTAGGCACCAAGTGCTTCCGTAACGATTATCCGATCGTTGGTTGCAAGCGTTACCACCC GTACCCGAAACGTTGCCTCGAGTACGAACTGGACGAGAGCCAACCGATGATGTACCAGTGGTTTGACATCCCTCTGTACTGA